The DNA window acttgtccaccagctttccgaatcgcgtcccttctcgcaatgcttctgtcgccatgtcgacgttcaggttgtctatcttcatagcttgcttgttgaatcgttcgatgtagcttcgcagggtttctccttcttcttggatgcaggctctcaggatactggtagtggttttagctggaatgtttgtgagatatctatTAAGGAACTCTGTTGagagcgaagcgaagcttttgatcgagcctggttttaatttgttataccatctctgggccgTGCCCGTGAGTGTGGTGGGGAAAACCCTGCAAAgaatggcgtctgatacgctgagtagccccatggtcgctgtgaacctagaagtatggtctcgggggtctccttccccattgaaaattggcaGGATCGGCAACTTCATGCTGTGCGGGATAGTTTtctccatgatctcgggcgagaggggtgatcctttcaacctgaggtcgtctatatccaattcttcagattttagctttttgagcgctttggcgatcttctcttccaaatcttcttccaccacatatgtggctttgcttttttggggtgtctctgacgattcgccctctccttcttggtgttttttcttagtttgctctttccctgcatctctttcctgtcgcttactccttggcggggcgtcttctttttccttctcccttcgttcgtctctcTTTGAATTCAGACCGCtccgggcgtcctcctggttgtgctcatttctgggtgtctccggtgattcctcgttaTATTTGTCTCTGTTCGGACTTTCCTCGTCGCTGGTTCtattttctcgctggtttcttgcttcgtttctttctccgttccctctggttcggggttccttgcttttattgttttctgcccttgcctctcgtcggcctgggtttgcattttctgttctttctcttcttctgggagctgtagggctgaagttttcccttaggattttcatagtttcttcgtgcctgtcgtttgttcttttggcttcgctagccaatctgtcaagatttgcctgtacAGATTCCAGTATCTTCTTCAGCATTTCGTTGTGTGAATCTTGTGCTGCTgcatttggtgcttgttcttcagtgcctagattgaaagcaattgggatgcttccccttatcggattagtttggtattggggtgttgagaaagagggccctccggtgttgcttttttccccggagttgtgaagcccgtcttccgtcacgttgattatctccggagtgctttttgggtccattggttgtttgtctttcaggtttactctttcagaagtcatcttcttcaatgagatttgtatttgagttcagaaaagctccttcttttgaagtttagttaagcttttcccacagacggcgccaattgatggagtctgccttctgaaccggtgagtgaacctgcaaaacagggtagaagctaaccggacggtggttgtccgattaactctccgatgctaaagtcagtctagagctttgagcagcgttttgagtatatgaatgtaattgtgattctaggcatacctcgtgctccttttatagtagtcgaatatacctagtagagttatattaggcaggtgaatcctactttatagggattcggcaatatcgtagagattctcctgatttgtcgggatctaccttaatctgataagagtcctatttaggaacgtcttcctaaatagtcttatcttcctaaagtagagcttatccttccatatgtagtgtttgtgtccgaataggacaacaCTTCCATAATTAGTcgattatccgaatcccggacctgacgcgctttcggcggatcatgtgggattcggtctttattagcatgtCACCGAATCTTATGAGATTCGGCATTTCCTTCATATTTCccgatcttcagggggagtccggtatcacctgagaatggatctcctgtaactcggctccattatactttcaataggattcggtatccataaggtagtttaaattttaaaacctaTTCATTTTTCATTAAACAATTAATGAAGTTAAAAGCAAGGTCCACATTCCCTTTAAAAGCTGCTTATTTTATAAGACTTTTTGCCATCTCTTCTTCTAATTCCTTGTTTTATAAGCAAATTAGAACTTAAACTTAAACTTATGGTCATTTCTTGATTTCATAAAGGGAACTTATAAATCTCCTGATACCTTTGAAAAGCAATAAACAAGGTATAAAATAAGCAATAATTATCTAggctttaattaaaaaattgggttTAAAAGAATTGGTTGTATTGAAATGTCTTAACATGACAGTAACTTAGAGCTGAATATCAGTCTCTGATTTTATGTACAAATCCGTGCCTTAAAACATTCAACAATCAGTAGCTTCTTGTTACATCCACGGTATCGGAATCGTAGTCTTCTGTCGCCTTTGCTACTCGGCCTTTTGTGCGCTTCCCGACATCATTTCTTGCTTTCCTAGGTGCATATCGAATTTGCTTTTCTTGCCTGCCAAACACACAATATTAGCTACATATTTCCCTACTAACAGTGGCGGAATCAGAAAATGACAGAATCCTAcaattaaaaggaaaataatgcaaaaaagagaaaacaaatATGGTAATAAACAGTAAGTTCCGGACAGGGGCCAGCCGCCCACCTGCCCCTTAGTTCGTGCTTGTATACTCAGTATCTCTAGTCAGAAGAAGTGCTTTTGCAAATCATAAGTTAAGGAAACAATCTAGTGCAAGCACATTACCTAATTAATCTAGTAATACTAAAGTATTTTGGACCTAAAATTTGTATGTGACCGCTCAAGACGAGCAAAGTGTAGGCATTTTCTATACGGGTTTGTTGTAATTTTGAATAATTGCTTAAAGAAGGTTGTTAGAATTATGATCCATGAACAAGGGTTGTCAAGAGAGTTTTGCTTCAATTCTAAGCAATAATAAGTCAATAAAGCAACAAAATAAAGCTTCACCAATCACTACATGTATGCAAGAAAATGACATCTAGATCAGTATTTGTAGAACAGAACTACGTAAAAGAATTACTCATTGTGCGCGTCCAAAAGTATACCTTTCCGACAAGAAAATCATACAAAAAAACAGTTCATCGGTCACTACTCTGGCCATACCTCTTCTTGATAGGCTGCATATTTGTAAGAatgatgtaattttaaaaattaagaattattCTCTAATACAACTAACTCTTTTTGTTCTTATTCATCAACCACCACTCTTAGCGATCTCTAATTTGCACATACGGAACAGTAGCTATTCAGTAATCTTAACTCCCAATCTTCTTGTCTGTACTAAATCTAGATCTGGTTTTAACTAGTCTGAAAGCATGaagtatataatattaataaatgtttCCTTGTAAATGCATGCAAATATGTCGAAGTTGatgcataaatatattatacattttGACTTTTCATGCGTAGGGGAACTGCAAAGTTGAGATAATATATTTGATGACTATGTAATTTGCATAGGAGttcgtttttgtttttgatttagtATAGTTCCTGCCACTGTGACATCTCTCTTCAGCTTCAAGAAAAGTTGAATGGAACGATATGTTTGGCCAGTTCACTCAAGCACGATATGTTAGGCCAGTTCACTCAAGCACGGAGGAGGACTGTTGCTTAAAAAACAGTTTAAACATTAATCTTATTATCAAGTCCCCACTTAGAAATTTGAGATTTTAGGTTCAGACTTTCAGAGGTAATTAACGCCAAGATATGATAATTTCGACGAAGatactaaatatataaattcatgATGCCTCAATTTCAATGCCTGAAAGGGGAGAGTTAAAGGCAATACTTACATTCGGGCCTTTTTCTTCTCTTTATACCTCGCCATTGCATTTTCTTTTGCTGCTGAATGTGCAAATCCCACATCCGGTGATACGTGTGAAAGTTCTGCTGCTGTGATATACGGTGAAAATCCACTGTCAAGATAGTCATTGCCATTGCTTTCAGCACTAAATCTTGAAACAGAGAATGATATAGCAGAATAAGATTGATGAACTGTCCGAGGGGAATCTAGACTAGCTGGTAAACTGTAAACTTGGTTAGGAGGACCCATATTTCTATTGATTATAGGCAGACCAACATAAGTTGAAGATGCGGCAGAAGTTTCCTGTCATGACACAAGGAAAGAATAGGAGAATAAAATGGAAGAAAAGgagaaaaaaaacagaaattatCAGCTAGTTAATGATACGTAGTACTGAAATTTTCGAAAGAGTCCAAAAACATGAGTAGAAAAGAATGGAAACGTTACCTCCCTTGCTCTTGCATTTCTGTTCTGTGAGGTATCGAGAGACATATCCTTCTCAAAAGAGGAGCACGAAGCATCAGTATCATCAAGCAGTGCCATAGCTAGGTCTTGTTCAGTTCCAAACAGTTCTTCAAAGTTGCGAAATGTTATATCAACATCGGGCATGTTAAAGTCATCGTGAGAAGCATTGTCTTCGCAGACACCAAGGTCTTGCATATTTTGAGACCACAACTGCAAAATTCAGGTACAAGTATTAAAGGCCAATGGTTTAGTAAGTTTAGGATAAACTATGAGCCATGAAGATAAACTAATAGCAGACTTGCATGTAGGAACATTCTTGTGAATTCCACTCTGCTCCGTAAAGCTTTCACTCGATAAATTTACAACAATGAGTATATCTTTTTCTAAGGACAAATAATAGGATTGAAAAGACGGATTTATCATTTCTAGAACTTTCTAATTTCAACTTGTACATGAGAACATCATTATTTACATGGCATTGCTATACATTCAATGATTTGCAAACAAATGGAATTAGAATTAACGACTGAGACGCCATTACACAACATAATATTGGGGAGAAACTATCTAGCGACTTGATCACAAGGATGCTAGTTTTGGTAAGGAAAATCCTTTCATAAAACTGTGCTTGCAAATGAGGAATAGTCTACCTGTTGACAAACTACAAGGGGAAAGTATCGTATACGCGCCCGCCCGCCCTCCCCTGTCCCCACAAAACGAGGGAGCACTTAGTGCACTGGGTGGGCCCCTTATAATATAGTTAACCTTATAAACCTGATGGAAGAATTACAATGATATGTATTGACATTCAATCAGAGTAAGACCCATTTTATCTTATCCATTATCAGAAGAACAACTATGCACATACTGAGGTAAAATTTAACTATTACAATATAATGATCTACACAAACCTGACTACTCTGATTTGGGCTTCTGCATTGCCAAAAGGATTCTCCAAGTAAAGGATTTGCAGCCGTTGAAGGCAAGGGTAAATTCTCTGGTTGAGAAAATGGTAACTGCGAAGACTCTATCTTTAGATCATGAAGTAGACAGTCATTGTCACCTAGATCCTGAGAATGTCGTAAAAGATCATCACCGTCTTCAGGTATTACATATGAACTCTTATGATCCATCTCATTGAGCTGAAGCTTTTTCAAATCAAGAATTTGTTGCAGGATAAAATCATTGTTTTGCTGTCCTCGGCCTTTGCCGGATATCTGCAAGATGATGCACACCATTACGAACCTCCAAAAAGGATCTCGACGGTTTTGAGTTCAATTTATTTCCTAATTAAAGATTTTTAGCGAAATCTTAATGCTTGACAATCTACTATCTTAAACTAAGTAACAAATTTTCATTGAATAATAGAAGTATTCAAAACTTTAACTTCTCACCTGATTTTGTTTAATGCTCATTCCCACTCTAGATGTTCTTGAGGAGCTTCCGATTTGTTGGCGAGTGTCGAATGAAGCAGCAAATAGTTGATTGTTCCGAACATCATTTTTATCCACATCATCCAATTGAAACCCCCACAATGCTGCAAAATCTTTAGCAGAAGGGCATCCTAAATAGCAACTAAGAATCCGTCTCTGGTGCGGGGAAGAGACGCCATGAATACTCTGATCGCAGCCACGACACACGAACATCCGGTGATCCATACACCGAGCATAAGCCGGGTGATTTCTGCACGCGTCACATAAGAGGGTTCGGAGATGGCGGTTCGAGAGTGCATTAGCTGAATGGATCCTTGCATCACAGGATAAGCAAAGAAAAGCTGCATCAGCCTTGCAGTAAACCACTGGCCTCAATGCTGTGCAGAATTCACAGATTTTCTCCATTTTATTATTCCCAGATCCTCAATTTCTCCACAATTTGTAGACCTCATAAGTTGAAGCttcagttttaaaattttagcagTTTCAAAGATCTGTCATGTAAAAGAAATTAACAGAATTAGTGAATCTACACGAATtcacaatttcaaacataataaaaaagaaCTGTCTAATTAACACTGATTATTCAAATtcagcaaaaaaaaaacacataaaattagACATAAATTatccaaatcaaatcaaatcaaatacatTTCCGAAATGTAAATCAACACTACTACATaaaattaacatcaaaattcaGGAATCATATAGATAACTAACAAAAATAAGAAGATCTGAACCAGGTAGCACGAACACTTCACTCAATCAACCTTTCCCATTTCGAAACATGCCAGACACTTGGCGTTTCGGACataaaacttcaattttaacataaaaacacTCTAAAATAATGCCATTTTTCCATGTCCGTGTCCAGTTTTCCCGCGTCCGTGTCCGTGCTATCTAGGATCTGAATCAAGAAAAGAGCACAAAGCAATCTAAGTGAAGAAACAGTACCTgaaattaaaattgacaatttgctTTAAAATTTGCCAAGATtcattaaaattgacaattaaaaccctctaaccaaatcaaaaaattcattaaatatttttttctttttttttcagtttgtcATGTGTATCTCATAATTCtgttgaagaagaagagaagtgTATATGTGTGTGTCAGTGTCAATCTCATCATCTTCACCTTTTTGAGCTGACGTGTGAGTTAGAGAGTGAACTTTTTCTGACGTGGAAGTGAACACGTGGTTGTAGGGCCCACTTTTAACTAGAAGTTATGGGACGTTATCCTCATAACACTTGTTAGTTTTTATAAGCAGCGTCCGTCATATGTGATCCAGAAGTTTACCTGCTTTATCCAATCATTATCTTCCAGGTATCAAAAATGCATGCAGCCGTGGTTTTCTTGACGGCGTTAACGTCCACGTGGCGCACATTAACGACCCTTTTATAATCATTCGACCTTCAGATTAAACAATCATAAATTCATAATCATATCTTGTGTGCTAAATAAGATAGTACATAGTTTATCATAGATTCTCAAAATTATgtctaaataatattttttctgtcccgttaaaataaaataaaaaatagccaTTTATTTGGTCCCATATTATATAAACATTAAATCtgaaatttgaataatttatatgaaataaataaaaatattggaaaTAAAGGACCATAGGAGATTTGCATTCGCTTTTAGGTTGTAGGTTTTCTTCCTTGATATCATATCCTTTTGATCgataaaaattaattcatttttttttcaaatttaatttttttaaaaaatttaatttt is part of the Mercurialis annua linkage group LG3, ddMerAnnu1.2, whole genome shotgun sequence genome and encodes:
- the LOC126674825 gene encoding putative zinc finger protein At1g68190 isoform X1: MEKICEFCTALRPVVYCKADAAFLCLSCDARIHSANALSNRHLRTLLCDACRNHPAYARCMDHRMFVCRGCDQSIHGVSSPHQRRILSCYLGCPSAKDFAALWGFQLDDVDKNDVRNNQLFAASFDTRQQIGSSSRTSRVGMSIKQNQISGKGRGQQNNDFILQQILDLKKLQLNEMDHKSSYVIPEDGDDLLRHSQDLGDNDCLLHDLKIESSQLPFSQPENLPLPSTAANPLLGESFWQCRSPNQSSQLWSQNMQDLGVCEDNASHDDFNMPDVDITFRNFEELFGTEQDLAMALLDDTDASCSSFEKDMSLDTSQNRNARAREETSAASSTYVGLPIINRNMGPPNQVYSLPASLDSPRTVHQSYSAISFSVSRFSAESNGNDYLDSGFSPYITAAELSHVSPDVGFAHSAAKENAMARYKEKKKARMQEKQIRYAPRKARNDVGKRTKGRVAKATEDYDSDTVDVTRSY
- the LOC126674825 gene encoding putative zinc finger protein At1g68190 isoform X2, yielding MEKICEFCTALRPVVYCKADAAFLCLSCDARIHSANALSNRHLRTLLCDACRNHPAYARCMDHRMFVCRGCDQSIHGVSSPHQRRILSCYLGCPSAKDFAALWGFQLDDVDKNDVRNNQLFAASFDTRQQIGSSSRTSRVGMSIKQNQISGKGRGQQNNDFILQQILDLKKLQLNEMDHKSSYVIPEDGDDLLRHSQDLGDNDCLLHDLKIESSQLPFSQPENLPLPSTAANPLLGESFWQCRSPNQSSQLWSQNMQDLGVCEDNASHDDFNMPDVDITFRNFEELFGTEQDLAMALLDDTDASCSSFEKDMSLDTSQNRNARAREETSAASSTYVGLPIINRNMGPPNQVYSLPASLDSPRTVHQSYSAISFSVSRFSAESNGNDYLDSGFSPYITAAELSHVSPDVGFAHSAAKENAMARYKEKKKARM